A stretch of Telopea speciosissima isolate NSW1024214 ecotype Mountain lineage chromosome 11, Tspe_v1, whole genome shotgun sequence DNA encodes these proteins:
- the LOC122644679 gene encoding ADP-ribosylation factor GTPase-activating protein AGD5 isoform X1 produces the protein MNEKASISKEINARHTKILEGLLRLPENRECADCRSRGPRWASVNLGIFICIQCSGIHRSLGVHISKVRSATLDTWLPEQVSFMQSMNNEKSNSYWEAKLPPNYDRSGIESFIRAKYVEKRWVPKDAKQFTSKPKESSFSYNLGIEHRSNASSSKNFTESAPIPIKNINVRRAESANRRRWGSVELREKVTPLPPPKGLPQVIERKFGIPTGKEKVSADLVNALCLDAVKENSSSASPFGWQTFESVQCRNIL, from the exons ATGAATGAGAAGGCATCAATTTCTAAGGAGATCAATGCCAGACACACGAAG ATATTGGAAGGTCTTCTTAGACTCCCTGAGAATAGGGAATGTGCAGATTGCAGGAGCAG GGGCCCTAGATGGGCGAGCGTTAACCTTGGAATCTTTATCTGCATACAATGTTCAGGGATACATCGGAGTCTTGGAGTGCACATATCAAAG GTACGATCTGCTACATTGGACACATGGCTACCAGAGCAGGTTTCTTTTATGCAAT CCATGAATAATGAGAAGTCAAATAGTTATTGGGAAGCCAAACTGCCACCAAATTATGACAGAAGTGGGATTGAGAGCTTTATTCGTGCAAA GTATGTGGAGAAAAGATGGGTTCCCAAAGATGCAAAACAGTTCACCTCAAAACCAAAGGAAAGCAGCTTCTCTTACAACCTGGGAATTGAACATAGAAGTAATGCTAGCAGTTCCAAGAACTTCACGGAATCTGCTCCCATTCCTATTAAGAATATTAATGTCAGACGAGCAGAGTCAGCAAATAGACGCCGTTGG GGTTCTGTTGAATTGCGTGAGAAGGTGACTCCCTTGCCTCCTCCAAAAGGGCTGCCACAAGTGATAGAACGCAAATTTGGAATACCTACTGGAAAGGAAAAAGTTTCTGCTGATCTCGTCAATGCACTCTGTTTGGATGCTGTAAAAGAGAATAGTTCCAGTGCTTCTCCTTTTGGCTGGCAAACATTTGAGT
- the LOC122644679 gene encoding ADP-ribosylation factor GTPase-activating protein AGD5 isoform X2, whose protein sequence is MNEKASISKEINARHTKILEGLLRLPENRECADCRSRGPRWASVNLGIFICIQCSGIHRSLGVHISKVRSATLDTWLPEQVSFMQSMNNEKSNSYWEAKLPPNYDRSGIESFIRAKYVEKRWVPKDAKQFTSKPKESSFSYNLGIEHRSNASSSKNFTESAPIPIKNINVRRAESANRRRWGSVELREKVTPLPPPKGLPQVIERKFGIPTGKEKVSADLVNALCLDAVKENSSSASPFGWQTFE, encoded by the exons ATGAATGAGAAGGCATCAATTTCTAAGGAGATCAATGCCAGACACACGAAG ATATTGGAAGGTCTTCTTAGACTCCCTGAGAATAGGGAATGTGCAGATTGCAGGAGCAG GGGCCCTAGATGGGCGAGCGTTAACCTTGGAATCTTTATCTGCATACAATGTTCAGGGATACATCGGAGTCTTGGAGTGCACATATCAAAG GTACGATCTGCTACATTGGACACATGGCTACCAGAGCAGGTTTCTTTTATGCAAT CCATGAATAATGAGAAGTCAAATAGTTATTGGGAAGCCAAACTGCCACCAAATTATGACAGAAGTGGGATTGAGAGCTTTATTCGTGCAAA GTATGTGGAGAAAAGATGGGTTCCCAAAGATGCAAAACAGTTCACCTCAAAACCAAAGGAAAGCAGCTTCTCTTACAACCTGGGAATTGAACATAGAAGTAATGCTAGCAGTTCCAAGAACTTCACGGAATCTGCTCCCATTCCTATTAAGAATATTAATGTCAGACGAGCAGAGTCAGCAAATAGACGCCGTTGG GGTTCTGTTGAATTGCGTGAGAAGGTGACTCCCTTGCCTCCTCCAAAAGGGCTGCCACAAGTGATAGAACGCAAATTTGGAATACCTACTGGAAAGGAAAAAGTTTCTGCTGATCTCGTCAATGCACTCTGTTTGGATGCTGTAAAAGAGAATAGTTCCAGTGCTTCTCCTTTTGGCTGGCAAACATTTGAGT
- the LOC122645185 gene encoding probable RNA helicase SDE3, whose amino-acid sequence MSWFLGILKRIFFGEENETSQRRNPPYSDNGINSVNLGVSYSGVADSSKPSRVPSSFTPITTSQSSIRPKSSVKSEISYPDVIKSSELPRAPGSFTPTKPPSSIKQYQSSSESSASVSKLPTSLSNPSSSLLDPQNSWSSELPRAPGSFTPTKPPSSIKQYQPSSESSASVSKLPTSLSNPSSSLLDPQNSSKKTKYVVVDKDIISIYVIPDSIKDLIKKDIVPEVLTRPLSPSTYRAYFAALLYAEDFYVEKWSNFCLSNVNLELHKASIYKKSNKSQNLNESDEHDDKMLVAFRTDLIPERLPFLLSRDFIFVRPSGKNVEPFQGILYRVVKSTLVLAEFGDDFYSQHAANHKYDISFSFNRVCLKRCHQAITAAMSSSFQSFLFPGQIDRINNTALSSIFSSHRNLGPDQTSATTLISRLTGPLPFLIEGPLCFSADRLSKTGLVIREAVLKIYRTSPHCRILINAPTNNTCDLLLKSLTVEIPESEMFRANAAFRELDDVPDDILPSCEYKGECFTFPSLLELSNFKVILSTFVSSFRVHNEGIQPGHFSHIFLLDASSATEPETMVTLANLVDENTSVVVTGALGNSSGWVRSDIARRNGLKKSYFQRLLESEPYNKLNSMFVMHL is encoded by the exons ATGTCTTGGTTTCTTGGTATTTTGAAAcgcattttttttggggaagaaaATGAAACGTCACAGAGAAGAAACCCTCCTTACTCTGATAATGGCATAAATTCAGTAAATCTGGGAGTTTCTTATTCGGGTGTTGCAGATTCCTCTAAACCTTCAAGGGTGCCAAGTAGTTTTACTCCAATTACAACCTCTCAGTCGTCAATTCGTCCCAAAAGTTCTGtaaaatctgaaatttcttATCCGGATGTGATAAAATCCTCTGAACTTCCTAGGGCACCCGGTAGTTTTACTCCAACAAAACCTCCATCTTCCATTAAGCAGTACCAATCTTCCTCTGAGTCATCTGCATCAGTTTCTAAGCTGCCCACTTCTTTATcaaatccatcttcttctctgttgGATCCCCAAAATTCTTGGTCCTCTGAACTTCCTAGGGCACCAGGTAGTTTTACTCCAACAAAACCTCCATCTTCCATTAAGCAGTACCAACCTTCCTCTGAGTCATCTGCATCAGTTTCTAAGCTGCCCACTTCTTTATcaaatccatcttcttctctgttgGATCCCCAAAATTCTtccaagaaaacaaaatatgTTGTGGTTGACAAGGATATTATTTCTATTTATGTCATTCCTGATAGCATAAAAGATTTGATAAAAAAGGACATTGTACCTGAAGTTCTTACGAGGCCCCTGTCCCCATCGACTTACAGAGCCTACTTTGCTGCTTTGCTCTATGCAGAGGACTTCTATGTTGAG AAGTGGAGCAATTTCTGTTTATCTAATGTCAACTTGGAATTGCACAAAGCGTCCATCTATAAGAAATCAAACAAGAGCCAAAATTTGAATGAAAGTGATGAACATGATGACAAAATGCTGGTAGCTTTTCGGACTGATTTGATTCCTGAGAGGCTGCCTTTCCTTTTATCAAGAGACTTTATCTTCGTACGGCCTTCGGGCAAGAATGTTGAGCCATTCCAG GGGATTCTTTACCGAGTGGTGAAAAGCACACTTGTTTTGGCtgaatttggagatgatttttatTCTCAACATGCAGCAAATCACAAATATGATATTAGCTTCTCATTCAATAGAGTCTGCTTAAAGAGGTGTCATCAAGCAATTACAGCTGCAATGAGCTCTTCATTCCAGAGCTTCCTATTCCCTGGTCAGATAGATAGAATCAACAACACTGCATTGTCTTCCATTTTCTCTTCTCATCGAAATCTTGGTCCTGATCAAACCTCGGCTACAACACTGATATCAAGGCTCACAGGTCCACTACCTTTTCTCATTGAGGGGCCACTCTGTTTTTCTGCAGATCGATTATCGAAAACTGGTTTAGTCATTCGGGAAGCAGTACTTAAGATATACAGAACCTCTCCACACTGTCGAATACTAATAAATGCACCAACAAACAACACATGTGACCTGTTGCTAAAAAGCTTGACAGTGGAGATTCCAGAATCAGAAATGTTTAGAGCAAATGCTGCCTTTCGAGAGCTTGATGATGTACCCGATGACATCCTTCCTTCATGTGAATACAAAGGGGAATGCTTCACTTTTCCTTCACTTCTGGAGCTTTCAAACTTTAAGGTGATCCTGTCAACTTTTGTAAGTAGCTTTCGGGTTCACAATGAAGGCATACAACCTGGTCATTTCAGTCatatttttctattagatgcttCTTCAGCTACTGAACCAGAGACTATGGTGACTCTGGCTAATCTTGTTGATGAGAATACATCTGTTGTAGTCACAGGTGCTCTTGGGAACTCTTCTGGTTGGGTTCGCTCTGATATTGCTCGTAGGAATGGATTGAAGAAATCATATTTTCAGAGACTTCTGGAGAGTGAACCATATAATAAGCTTAATAGTATGTTTGTTATGCATCTCTAG
- the LOC122646324 gene encoding uncharacterized protein LOC122646324: protein MKTTESFHVADTEQQLPPDPRKRNRSCAARSALICLLILIILFITILILAFTVFKPKDPTTEILSTTVDGILPQVQFPQFKVELNITLNLQILVHNTNQASFKHGTDATALVYYHGTQVAVAEILPGTIPANGYETIASRLTLEADQFMSQISELIKDVMAGEIEVETKATVPGRVKFLGIFHKHVVSVSNCRIVIGISDLKIRRQECNYGIKY from the coding sequence ATGAAGACGACGGAATCCTTCCATGTCGCCGACACGGAGCAACAACTGCCACCAGACCCTCGAAAACGAAACCGCAGTTGCGCTGCGAGGTCGGCGCTAATCTGCCTCCTCATActcatcatcctcttcatcaccaTCCTCATCCTTGCATTCACCGTCTTCAAGCCCAAAGACCCAACAACTGAAATCCTCTCCACCACCGTCGACGGCATCTTACCACAAGTCCAATTTCCCCAATTCAAAGTCGAACTCAACATCACTTTAAACCTCCAAATCCTCGTCCACAACACCAATCAAGCCAGCTTCAAGCACGGCACGGACGCCACCGCTCTCGTCTACTACCACGGCACTCAGGTTGCGGTGGCTGAGATCCTTCCAGGCACCATCCCTGCTAATGGATATGAAACTATTGCTTCCAGGCTAACCCTTGAAGCTGACCAATTCATGTCTCAGATTAGTGAACTTATTAAGGATGTGATGGCAGGAGAAATTGAGGTTGAGACAAAAGCTACTGTCCCCGGACGAGTGAAGTTCTTAGGAATTTTTCACAAACACGTCGTTAGTGTTTCGAATTGCCGGATTGTGATTGGTATTTCCGATCTCAAGATCCGGCGACAAGAGTGCAATTACGGAATCAAATattag
- the LOC122645184 gene encoding uncharacterized protein LOC122645184, with translation MSCLLEILRCIFCCEDDDGDRRYYRSSDIIREYSYHETPIKRSSSSSLAASYNTDGLYNSRQVTGRTNRDYSNSGSVNSISYGSVNKLPVSQAPLRLPATPSPSKVTQKPICGICLPPQPSPPFVHRKNSVDSSVNETIKSSPAKSNEGTQTRSNLAPTPPAAFSKHSSEAFLSSNKPGICSSGPPQSACKLLLSSCGPLSSTAKTTPACLKAPPSSRGPHPFTSEPTLSLSPSPVQNGPISVVVKDVKYLISTRSRSSSSELGPSPSATNSNSLNLPREKKCVQVQRVQRPTITILGDTKNWVRQPSFPQSLPPATKTPQSSSKLPPFPSELCPSSYKGTPSPTPCTSDKTNPAKKTKLVWVREGTTPISSTTKAIKNLITAIPRPLSSDSDSPSSSSNVSPSLNGTSSFSSMPSLSPFGPPDPFEKNTYFHEDATLIYEIPEDIKNLIKRDIVPDVLKKPLSPWTYKDYFATLLYAEDFYYEKWSKFCLKNVTLKLEKASIYKKSSNKKSLNDSDEYDEKLFVVFEIDLIPERRPFLLSRDFVFLKPAGKEVEPFKGILHRVVRGNRVLAEFGDDFHRQHSPYFKYDINFSFNRVCLKRCHQAIAAATNLLFQNSLFPDQISRTSIFTPPFIPSHQKLNWDQISAVQQILRLRGSPPYLIESSRTGFVIQEAVLQIYKNSSDCRILLSAPTNRTCDMLVESLNNKIPELDIFRANAAFREYIDVPDDILPLCKYAGECFTCPPLEKLQNFKVISSTFMSSFRLHNKGLPAGHFSHIFLVDASSAMEPEALVVLTNLVDENTNVVVTGTFGNSPQWVRSEIGRWNGLKKSYFQRLLESEPYCSGDSLYVTHL, from the exons ATGTCGTGTTTACTTGAGATATTGCGCTGCATCTTTTGCTGCGAAGATGACGATGGTGATAGACGTTATTATCGCTCATCGGATATTATAAGGGAGTATAGTTACCATGAAACTCCAATTAAgcgctcttcttcttcttctctggcgGCTTCGTACAATACTGATGGATTGTACAATTCTCGGCAAGTTACAGGAAGAACAAACCGAGATTATTCTAATTCGGGTTCAGTTAACTCAATTTCTTATGGATCAGTGAATAAGTTGCCAGTG AGTCAGGCTCCATTACGCCTTCCTGCTACTCCTTCTCCTTCCAAAGTTACTCAGAAACCGATATGTGGCATATGTCTGCCACCACAGCCTTCTCCTCCCTTTGTTCATCGGAAAAACTCAGTTGATTCATCAGTTAATGAAACAATCAAAAGCTCACCGGCAAAGAGTAACGAAGGTACTCAGACACGGAGCAACTTGGCTCCAACACCTCCTGCAGCTTTCTCTAAGCATTCGTCCGAGGCATTTCTGTCTTCCAATAAGCCGGGTATCTGTTCTTCTGGGCCTCCTCAATCTGCCTGTAAGCTACTTCTATCTTCCTGCGGACCTCTTTCATCTACCGCTAAGACAACTCCAGCTTGCTTGAAGGCACCACCATCTTCCCGAGGGCCTCACCCATTTACTTCTGAACCAACTCTATCTCTATCCCCCTCTCCGGTTCAGAATGGTCCTATTTCAGTGGTTGTTAAGGATGTTAAATATTTGATCTCCACTCGGTCTCGTTCATCGTCCTCTGAGCTGGGTCCGTCTCCATCTGCAACTAACTCAAATTCATTGAATCTACCAAGGGAAAAGAAGTGCGTTCAGGTTCAGAG GGTTCAGAGACCTACCATTACTATACTTGGTGACACCAAAAACTGGGTTCGTCAACCTTCTTTCCCTCAATCTCTTCCCCCTGCCACTAAAACTCCCCAGTCTTCCTCTAAGCTGCCACCATTTCCCTCTGAGCTTTGTCCATCTTCATATAAGGGGACTCCATCTCCAACACCTTGTACCTCTGATAAAACAAATCCTGCTAAGAAAACTAAATTGGTTTGGGTTCGAGAGGGTACAACTCCAATTTCTTCAACTACTAAAGCTATCAAAAATTTGATTACGGCCATCCCTCGGCCTCTTtcttctgattctgattctccTTCATCCTCCTCTAACGTATCACCATCTTTAAATGGAACTTCTTCATTTTCCTCTATGCCAAGTCTCTCTCCTTTTGGTCCACCTGATCCATTTGAAAAAAACACATACTTCCACGAAGATGCAACTCTTATATATGAGATCCCTGAAGATataaaaaatttgatcaagagGGACATTGTACCTGATGTTCTGAAGAAACCATTATCACCATGGACCTACAAAGACTACTTTGCCACACTACTTTATGCTGAGGACTTCTACTATGAG AAATGGAGCAAATTCTGTTTAAAGAATGTAACTCTAAAGTTGGAGAAAGCCTCAATTTACAAAAAATCAAGCAACAAGAAGTCTTTGAACGACAGTGATGAATATGATGAGAAACTTTTTGTAGTTTTTGAGATCGATTTGATTCCTGAGCGGCGACCGTTTCTTCTGTCAAGGGACTTTGTCTTTCTAAAGCCTGCTGGCAAGGAAGTGGAACCCTTTAAG GGGATTCTCCATCGAGTGGTTAGGGGAAATCGGGTTTTAGCTGAATTTGGTGATGATTTTCATCGTCAGCATTCACCATATTTCAAATATGACATCAACTTCTCATTCAACAGAGTCTGTTTAAAGCGGTGTCACCAAGCAATTGCGGCTGCAACCAACCTTTTGTTCCAAAACTCTCTTTTCCCTGATCAAATATCTAGAACCAGCATTTTCACCCCACCTTTCATCCCTTCACATCAAAAGCTTAATTGGGACCAGATCTCTGCAGTACAACAGATATTAAGACTCAGGGGTTCACCACCTTATCTAATTGAATCATCAAGAACTGGATTTGTCATACAGGAAGCTGTTCTACAGATTTACAAAAATTCTTCAGATTGTCGGATCCTTTTAAGTGCACCTACAAATAGAACATGTGATATGCTGGTTGAAAGCCTGAATAATAAGATTCCGGAACTGGATATTTTCAGAGCAAATGCTGCCTTTCGAGAGTATATTGATGTACCTGATGACATCCTTCCTTTATGCAAGTATGCGGGTGAATGCTTTACTTGTCCACCTCTTGAGAAGCTCCAGAATTTTAAGGTCATCTCCTCAACATTTATGAGCAGCTTCCGTCTTCATAATAAAGGCTTACCTGCAGGGCATTTTAGTCACATTTTTCTGGTGGATGCATCTTCAGCTATGGAACCAGAGGCATTGGTGGTTCTTACCAATCTGGTTGATGAGAATACAAATGTTGTGGTCACTGGTACTTTTGGGAACTCACCTCAATGGGTGCGTTCTGAAATTGGTAGATGGAATGGATTAAAGAAATCATATTTTCAGAGACTCCTGGAGAGTGAGCCATACTGTAGTGGAGATTCATTGTATGTTACACATCTTTAG